AAAATTGGCTGATGTTTCTTATAATTCCATTATCAAACTTGAAACGGGTGGGATTACGAACCCGACTATTGAAACTTTGCAGAAAATCGCCAAAGCATTAGAAGTTCAGGTCGATGATTTAATAAAGTAATAAATTTGGAAAAATATGGGAATTTTTAATTGGTTTTCAAAAGACGATCCAATCCAAAAGTTTAAAAAACAATTCGGATTAACTTCCGAAGAAGTTGATTCATTACTAAAAGATTGGCAAGGTTTAAGCAATGAAGAGAAACTCAAGAAAATGAGCGACTTTCAAGAAAAACGAAAAAAAGATTTTAAAGAAACTACTGGCGTTGACGCAACTAATATTATCCCTGAAATCGGCAAGGAAATTTCGTGGGCTGATATTGTAAATCATACATTCCGAGTTTTGGATTTTGACAGAAACGAAACAACGATTGATGAAAATAATCAAGTAAAAGCTAAGAGCCGATTTCAGCCATACGGATATTTGCTTGCGGAGTCGCCAATTTTGAACAATCGTGTAAGGTTGCCGATTATTCATCGTGATGACTTTCTTCTTGCCGCGAGTGTTTTTGATGAGCCAAAATTGGCGACTATGGTTAAAGATGAGGAACTACTTGTTGTTTATTCGCCAAAACATTTAGGGCCAAAGGGATTATCTGGTAGCCCACATCATGTTTTACATTACGCGATTACGCCTCACGGAACACTGGA
This region of bacterium CG_4_10_14_0_2_um_filter_33_32 genomic DNA includes:
- a CDS encoding DNA-binding protein; its protein translation is MAQKNKIGKNIKKLRQAKGLSQDRLSKLADVSYNSIIKLETGGITNPTIETLQKIAKALEVQVDDLIK